The following are from one region of the Prevotella communis genome:
- a CDS encoding bifunctional carbohydrate acetyl esterase/feruloyl esterase: MKINSLKTLTMAALLLALPCSASAQKKAVAKKTKVSTIRQTAAEKVAQPDPNFYIFLCFGQSNMEGNARPEAVDLESPGSRFLLMPAVDFPNKGRKMGEWCEASAPLCRPNTGLTPADWFGRTMVASTPENIRIGVIHVAIGGIDIKGFLPDSIENYAKNKAPQWMKGMLAAYDNNPYERLVTLAKKAQKDGVIKGILMHQGETNTGDPKWAGMVKQVYENLCGDLQLKPEEVNLYVGNIVQAGGKGVCIGCKKQIDELPNTIHTSQVISSDDCSNGPDRLHFDAAGYRELGCRYGEAVARHLGFEPKRPKNLPVAIKKMVVPADAVTAENAIPGNEFPKVDSQRRAYFRIQAPQAKKVVVDICSKKYDMQPQGNGVFMAVTDPLPVGFHYYFLNIDGVNFIDPASETYFGCNRECGGLEVPEGPEGDYYRPQQGIAHGQVRSIYYHSPNSKFGEWRHALVYTPAEYELTKNAKKRYPVLYLQHGMGEGETSWMLQGKMQHIMDNAIGKGEAVPMIVVMESGDIKQPFGGGNNQAGRSEYGASFYPVLLNDLIPYIDANFRTKTDRDNRAMAGLSWGGHQTFDVALTNLDKFAWIGTFSGAIFGLDVKTAYDGVFANADEFNKKVHYMYMNWGSDDFVNSQSIVDGLRQLGIKVDSSVSQGTGHEFLTWRRGLHEFIPHLFKK, encoded by the coding sequence ATGAAGATTAATTCTCTAAAAACCTTGACGATGGCAGCCCTTCTGTTGGCACTGCCTTGTAGCGCGTCTGCCCAAAAGAAGGCAGTCGCGAAAAAGACGAAGGTGAGCACCATTCGTCAGACTGCAGCCGAGAAGGTGGCGCAGCCCGATCCTAATTTCTACATCTTCCTTTGTTTCGGACAGTCTAACATGGAGGGAAATGCCCGTCCAGAGGCTGTTGACCTGGAGAGCCCAGGTTCTCGTTTTCTGCTGATGCCCGCTGTTGACTTCCCTAATAAGGGACGTAAGATGGGTGAGTGGTGCGAGGCTTCAGCACCTTTGTGCCGTCCTAATACTGGTCTGACCCCTGCCGACTGGTTCGGTCGTACCATGGTGGCTTCTACGCCCGAAAATATCAGGATCGGTGTGATCCACGTAGCTATCGGTGGTATCGATATCAAGGGCTTCCTGCCCGACAGCATTGAGAACTATGCCAAGAATAAGGCTCCACAGTGGATGAAGGGCATGCTGGCTGCTTATGATAACAATCCCTACGAGCGTCTGGTCACGCTGGCCAAGAAGGCTCAGAAGGATGGTGTCATCAAGGGTATCCTGATGCATCAGGGCGAGACTAATACAGGCGACCCGAAGTGGGCCGGCATGGTGAAACAGGTGTACGAGAACCTCTGTGGCGACCTGCAATTGAAACCCGAGGAGGTGAACCTCTATGTTGGAAATATCGTGCAGGCTGGTGGTAAAGGTGTCTGCATCGGCTGTAAGAAGCAGATCGACGAATTGCCCAATACTATCCATACTTCTCAGGTTATCTCTTCCGACGACTGCTCTAATGGTCCCGACCGCCTGCATTTCGATGCTGCCGGCTATCGTGAGTTGGGTTGCCGTTATGGTGAGGCCGTAGCCCGTCACCTCGGTTTCGAGCCCAAACGCCCCAAGAATCTGCCTGTAGCTATCAAGAAAATGGTGGTTCCTGCCGATGCCGTTACAGCTGAGAATGCTATTCCTGGCAACGAGTTCCCCAAGGTTGACAGTCAGCGTCGTGCTTATTTCCGCATCCAGGCACCTCAGGCCAAGAAGGTCGTTGTGGATATCTGCAGTAAGAAGTACGACATGCAGCCTCAGGGCAATGGTGTCTTCATGGCTGTCACCGATCCTCTGCCCGTAGGTTTCCACTATTATTTCCTGAATATCGACGGTGTCAACTTCATTGATCCTGCTTCCGAGACCTATTTCGGTTGCAACCGTGAGTGCGGTGGTCTTGAGGTACCCGAGGGTCCTGAGGGCGACTACTATCGTCCGCAGCAGGGCATCGCCCATGGTCAGGTGCGCAGCATCTACTACCACAGCCCCAACTCTAAGTTCGGCGAGTGGCGCCACGCCTTGGTTTATACCCCAGCAGAGTATGAACTGACAAAGAATGCCAAGAAGCGCTATCCTGTGCTCTATCTGCAGCATGGCATGGGCGAGGGCGAGACCAGTTGGATGCTTCAGGGTAAGATGCAGCACATCATGGACAATGCCATTGGCAAGGGCGAGGCCGTGCCAATGATTGTGGTCATGGAGAGCGGTGATATCAAGCAGCCCTTCGGTGGTGGCAACAACCAGGCTGGTCGCAGCGAGTATGGTGCTTCTTTCTATCCCGTACTGCTCAACGACCTGATTCCTTATATCGATGCCAACTTCCGTACCAAGACCGACCGCGACAACCGTGCTATGGCAGGTCTCTCATGGGGTGGTCATCAGACCTTCGATGTGGCTCTGACCAATCTGGATAAGTTCGCTTGGATCGGTACCTTCAGCGGTGCTATCTTCGGTCTCGATGTGAAGACTGCCTACGATGGCGTATTCGCCAATGCCGATGAGTTCAATAAAAAGGTGCACTATATGTATATGAACTGGGGATCTGACGACTTCGTCAACAGTCAGTCTATCGTTGACGGCCTCCGTCAGCTTGGCATCAAGGTTGACTCTTCTGTCTCTCAGGGCACAGGTCATGAGTTCCTCACCTGGCGTCGCGGACTCCATGAGTTCATTCCTCATCTGTTTAAGAAATAA
- a CDS encoding leucine-rich repeat domain-containing protein, producing the protein MRKHLLVTYLILVVLTSQMYGQTFMEKGLVYKILEDSVSVKLTGYQSINQFEREQPFHIPSTVLHEGKSYPIKCIGNEALAGLSVVESIIVDDGIEIIGNYAFESCINLKSVYIPASVRVIGEGIFGSCYNLKEIVVDSLNEDFQSPEGSKAIIADDELVAACPNVRIPSSVTIIDDYAFYHCNTMEQIVIPEGVEKIGFGAFQGCSSLKRITLPESLKRIGPDAFHGCTSLDSVFIPKNVSEISGDNIFAGCYRLTSIVVDKDNTVFDSRNDCNGIVRKEDATLIASCATTTICEDIKALANDCFEGVILHTISIPKSMEKLSGGAFWGCNEIDSLFVDPDNAFYMSPKGANAILTRDGKTLVVGCRSTEIPTDVETIDDYAFVGRYTKPMLKLPEGLKKVGTSAFSGCNMMIELIIPSSVEDISSSAFSNCNNLNVVQLLSPMEKIKKETFGDCKSLSVLSLPEGLKQIDNLAFKNCVSLKNVHLPSTIEVVKDGAFEGCPYSNK; encoded by the coding sequence ATGCGTAAACATTTACTTGTAACATATCTCATTCTAGTTGTCCTGACTTCCCAAATGTATGGGCAAACCTTTATGGAGAAGGGGCTTGTATATAAGATTTTGGAAGATAGTGTCAGTGTAAAACTTACTGGATATCAATCAATAAACCAATTTGAAAGAGAACAACCATTCCATATTCCTTCAACTGTGTTACATGAAGGAAAATCATATCCGATAAAATGTATCGGCAATGAGGCTTTGGCTGGTCTTTCTGTTGTAGAGTCAATCATTGTTGATGATGGCATAGAGATTATTGGCAATTATGCTTTTGAAAGTTGCATCAACCTCAAATCAGTATATATACCAGCATCAGTTAGAGTAATTGGAGAGGGCATATTTGGCAGTTGTTACAACTTAAAAGAGATTGTGGTGGACTCTCTTAATGAGGACTTTCAGTCGCCAGAAGGGTCGAAAGCGATTATTGCTGACGATGAACTTGTTGCCGCATGTCCCAATGTCAGGATTCCATCGTCCGTGACAATTATTGACGACTATGCATTTTATCATTGTAATACCATGGAGCAGATAGTAATACCTGAGGGCGTGGAAAAAATAGGCTTTGGAGCATTCCAAGGCTGTAGCAGCCTGAAACGTATCACCCTGCCAGAATCTCTCAAAAGAATAGGACCGGATGCTTTTCATGGTTGCACCTCGTTGGATTCAGTCTTTATCCCAAAGAATGTGAGTGAGATATCGGGAGATAATATCTTTGCGGGATGCTATCGTCTGACATCTATAGTTGTTGACAAGGACAATACTGTTTTTGATTCACGAAACGATTGTAATGGAATAGTGAGAAAGGAGGACGCTACTTTGATAGCCAGTTGTGCTACAACTACAATTTGTGAAGACATCAAGGCTTTAGCTAATGATTGTTTTGAGGGCGTCATTCTGCATACTATCAGTATACCTAAATCTATGGAGAAACTGTCAGGCGGAGCCTTTTGGGGATGCAACGAGATTGATTCTCTTTTTGTTGACCCGGATAATGCCTTTTATATGTCACCCAAAGGTGCGAATGCAATCCTGACAAGAGACGGAAAGACTTTGGTTGTAGGATGTCGTTCCACAGAAATACCTACTGACGTAGAAACTATCGATGATTACGCCTTCGTGGGAAGATATACCAAACCGATGTTGAAGTTACCAGAAGGTCTAAAAAAGGTAGGAACCTCTGCCTTTTCAGGATGTAATATGATGATAGAGCTTATTATCCCATCTTCCGTTGAGGACATTTCGTCTTCTGCATTTTCAAATTGCAATAACCTCAATGTTGTACAGTTATTATCGCCCATGGAGAAAATAAAAAAAGAAACCTTTGGCGATTGCAAATCTCTCTCTGTCCTTAGTCTTCCAGAAGGATTAAAACAAATAGATAACTTAGCCTTCAAAAACTGTGTTAGTTTGAAGAATGTTCATCTCCCATCAACTATTGAGGTCGTGAAGGATGGTGCTTTTGAGGGGTGTCCGTATAGTAATAAATGA
- a CDS encoding sialate O-acetylesterase → MKRLYVICALVALSAVRMMAEVDPNFYIYICFGQSNMEGNAQPESIDKTGIDNRFRLLATCNFSNPSRTKGNWYKATPPLVSPNGGLGPTDWFGRMMCESLPEHIRIGVIPVAMGGSPIEMFDKDKYQQKLQQNPNEWWAILAKNHYGGNPYGRIIEMAKKAQTVGVIKGILLHQGCSNNGDPNWPNMVKKIYNDMLSDLGLATDTVPLFVGETLRQEQGGACYGHNTQVARMPSVVRNSHVISSEGCPGNGADPWHFNALGYRMMGSRYAGEALYTLGQVYPYFSFHQFDLIAGKNCSYTESTRTLTATAPGIATWTYPRLADWSSYKYLVVKLKEPQTANAQIWLYKKSGTSGSIAYRDTINDRTTVVIDLHHLKYANSTMDPSKVYKMVFRFVQAGTIKLDDVFLSNDEQYDSALTAIRGVVSDDNDFRAPLYSLDGRLAEPRKLKAGIYINKGRKILVR, encoded by the coding sequence ATGAAACGTTTATACGTTATTTGTGCTTTGGTAGCTCTTTCCGCTGTGCGGATGATGGCCGAGGTAGATCCTAATTTCTATATCTATATCTGTTTCGGACAGTCAAACATGGAAGGAAATGCCCAACCAGAGTCTATAGATAAGACGGGTATCGACAATCGTTTCCGCCTGTTGGCCACCTGTAACTTCTCCAATCCCTCACGTACCAAAGGCAACTGGTACAAGGCCACACCGCCATTGGTCAGTCCTAACGGTGGACTTGGTCCTACCGACTGGTTTGGACGTATGATGTGCGAATCATTGCCTGAGCATATCCGTATCGGTGTGATCCCCGTTGCCATGGGTGGCAGTCCTATAGAGATGTTCGACAAGGATAAGTATCAGCAGAAGTTGCAGCAGAACCCCAATGAGTGGTGGGCCATTTTGGCCAAAAACCATTATGGTGGTAATCCTTACGGACGTATCATTGAGATGGCTAAGAAGGCACAGACGGTGGGTGTCATCAAGGGCATCCTGCTGCATCAAGGATGCTCGAATAATGGTGATCCCAACTGGCCCAATATGGTGAAGAAGATTTATAACGATATGTTGTCCGACCTAGGCTTGGCTACAGATACCGTGCCTCTGTTTGTTGGTGAGACATTGCGCCAGGAGCAGGGTGGGGCTTGCTATGGCCATAATACGCAGGTGGCAAGGATGCCGAGTGTTGTAAGAAATAGTCATGTGATTAGTTCTGAGGGCTGTCCTGGTAATGGCGCCGACCCTTGGCATTTCAATGCTTTAGGCTATCGCATGATGGGTAGCCGCTATGCTGGTGAGGCACTCTACACGCTGGGTCAGGTATATCCTTATTTCTCTTTTCATCAGTTTGACCTTATAGCAGGTAAGAATTGTTCTTATACGGAGTCCACACGCACACTGACAGCTACGGCTCCTGGTATTGCCACATGGACCTACCCAAGACTGGCCGACTGGTCTTCTTATAAATATCTTGTTGTAAAACTGAAAGAACCCCAGACTGCAAATGCTCAGATATGGCTATATAAGAAGAGTGGAACTTCTGGAAGTATCGCCTATCGTGATACTATCAATGATCGTACAACTGTCGTCATCGACTTGCATCATTTGAAATACGCTAACAGCACCATGGATCCTTCTAAGGTCTATAAGATGGTTTTCCGTTTTGTTCAGGCAGGTACGATTAAGCTTGATGACGTGTTTCTTTCCAATGATGAACAATACGATTCTGCTCTCACTGCCATTCGTGGCGTGGTGTCCGATGACAATGATTTCCGTGCACCGCTCTATTCGCTTGACGGTCGTCTGGCTGAGCCCAGGAAACTGAAGGCTGGCATCTATATCAATAAGGGCAGGAAAATTCTTGTTAGATAA
- a CDS encoding endo-1,4-beta-xylanase, with the protein MLKHKRLIFLLAALPLLGAQAQNTVIDIRNGNGNNTSSNYITYDKAISVASGNTADVKLARYCYLTSAVSGKGTINLYAGGERCYLGTKSGASWANWTNFRGDAHIYPFKENSPSAGSYNVVLAHGGKVFSPENIDDCIKGGKLNNAMQNCKVTVHSGAILCNEANNANAGGFRIGELQMEAGSTLQGYMKKDRKSYYLVGNLNTDAVLAGMIAPNSGSILGLIKEGTGTYRITGNQNNLTGALRVKAGKVLINNDRAEAESKKYSGALGAMSSESTPVAYVLTNGVLGGTGSIGGMVDNYGTIEPGDETPGVLTLKNYAAPTKNANLTVHPASVLRFKVASVDSYDQLVVAGSLNYSNMTEDFSTSEVAPVITLALEELPFKVGTEITVLKAKSKSGNWQFHLLQPGKGTWALEEVTDDEGYKVVLRLASTEDADPNNPVDPNNPEIPESTMGALYDDGINDNTDSKTLRYYAEKNGKKIGMAFCTYKGLDSDRSEAARQFSMMVAENEMKMDVLQPSQGNFSWGAADGLVSLAKANNMTVRGHCLVWHTQQPTWLSSDGKKNDKGWTRQQALDIMKNHITTVLQHFKGKVVEWDVVNECLDDDQSIIRTNPNGYKLRPTVWQQAIGDDYIDSAFVYARRADPDIQLYLNDYDVEMQGKAKAVAFSNLVKRLQSKQIPLDGVGLQCHFSIGDVDSVKLEKTIRLFGEAGLKCIITELDMGVPSTTTANLEEQARNYRMITDIVLNNDNCPNLVIWGIKDNDSWRSNSNPLLYNSGLGKKKAWYAVRSALRHRYLQQEKLLADVPEIDTNTNRSKPHVYTTKGTKLGSLEIWPKLPQGIYIVEGKLRMK; encoded by the coding sequence ATGCTGAAACATAAAAGACTTATATTTCTCTTAGCGGCTCTGCCGTTACTTGGTGCTCAGGCACAGAATACTGTTATTGATATTAGAAACGGGAACGGTAATAATACCTCAAGTAATTATATTACCTACGACAAGGCTATTTCTGTAGCTTCAGGTAATACTGCCGATGTGAAATTGGCCCGTTATTGCTATCTCACGTCGGCTGTCAGCGGTAAGGGCACTATCAATCTCTATGCTGGCGGTGAGCGCTGCTATCTGGGAACCAAGAGTGGGGCCTCATGGGCTAACTGGACGAATTTTAGAGGTGACGCCCACATATACCCTTTCAAGGAGAATTCTCCCTCTGCAGGTTCTTACAATGTCGTCCTGGCGCATGGTGGAAAGGTCTTCTCGCCCGAAAATATTGACGACTGTATCAAGGGTGGCAAACTGAATAATGCCATGCAGAACTGTAAGGTGACGGTGCATAGCGGTGCCATTCTCTGCAATGAGGCCAACAATGCCAATGCCGGCGGTTTTCGTATTGGCGAATTGCAGATGGAGGCCGGCTCTACCTTGCAAGGCTATATGAAGAAGGATCGCAAGTCCTATTATCTGGTTGGCAACCTGAACACCGATGCCGTCTTGGCAGGTATGATAGCTCCTAATAGCGGTAGCATCCTGGGACTCATCAAGGAGGGCACTGGAACCTATCGCATCACGGGTAATCAGAATAACCTCACCGGCGCACTGCGTGTGAAGGCTGGTAAAGTGCTGATCAACAATGACCGTGCTGAGGCTGAAAGCAAGAAATACAGTGGCGCGCTGGGGGCGATGAGCAGTGAGTCAACGCCTGTGGCCTACGTCCTGACCAATGGTGTCCTCGGCGGTACGGGTAGCATTGGCGGCATGGTGGATAACTATGGTACCATCGAACCTGGCGACGAGACTCCGGGCGTGCTGACCCTTAAGAACTATGCCGCACCAACGAAGAATGCCAACCTCACGGTGCATCCCGCTTCTGTGTTGCGCTTCAAGGTGGCTTCTGTCGACAGTTATGACCAGTTGGTAGTGGCAGGTAGCCTCAACTATAGTAATATGACGGAGGATTTCTCTACGAGCGAGGTGGCTCCAGTTATCACGCTTGCCCTCGAAGAACTGCCTTTTAAGGTAGGAACGGAGATTACCGTCTTAAAGGCAAAGAGCAAGTCTGGCAACTGGCAGTTCCACCTGTTGCAGCCGGGCAAGGGCACCTGGGCTCTTGAAGAGGTAACAGATGACGAGGGCTATAAGGTGGTGCTACGTCTGGCTTCTACAGAAGATGCCGACCCCAATAATCCTGTAGATCCGAATAATCCGGAGATTCCAGAGAGTACCATGGGTGCACTCTATGATGATGGTATCAATGACAATACCGACAGCAAGACGTTGCGCTACTATGCCGAGAAGAATGGCAAGAAGATAGGTATGGCATTCTGTACCTACAAGGGACTGGATAGCGACCGTTCTGAGGCTGCCCGCCAGTTTAGTATGATGGTGGCCGAGAACGAGATGAAGATGGATGTGCTGCAACCCTCACAGGGAAATTTCAGTTGGGGTGCCGCCGATGGCCTTGTCTCTTTGGCGAAAGCAAATAATATGACTGTTCGTGGTCACTGTCTGGTATGGCATACCCAACAGCCTACTTGGCTGAGTAGCGATGGTAAGAAGAATGACAAAGGCTGGACACGCCAGCAGGCATTGGACATCATGAAGAATCATATCACCACAGTACTCCAGCATTTCAAGGGTAAGGTGGTAGAATGGGATGTCGTCAACGAGTGTCTGGACGATGACCAGAGCATTATCCGTACCAATCCAAATGGCTATAAACTGCGTCCTACGGTATGGCAGCAGGCTATCGGTGATGACTATATCGACTCTGCATTCGTTTATGCCCGTAGGGCGGATCCGGATATCCAGCTCTATCTGAACGATTATGATGTGGAGATGCAGGGTAAAGCCAAGGCTGTGGCTTTCTCTAATCTGGTGAAACGTCTGCAGTCAAAGCAGATTCCTTTGGATGGTGTCGGTCTGCAGTGCCACTTCTCTATCGGTGATGTGGACTCCGTGAAGTTGGAAAAGACCATCCGCCTTTTTGGCGAGGCCGGTCTGAAATGTATTATCACGGAACTGGATATGGGCGTACCCTCTACGACGACTGCTAATCTGGAGGAGCAGGCACGTAACTACCGTATGATAACCGATATTGTGCTGAATAACGACAATTGTCCTAACCTCGTTATCTGGGGTATTAAGGATAATGACTCATGGCGTAGCAATTCTAATCCGTTGCTCTATAACTCCGGTCTCGGAAAGAAGAAGGCGTGGTATGCGGTGCGTTCCGCTCTGCGCCACCGTTATCTCCAACAGGAAAAACTGCTTGCCGATGTTCCTGAGATCGACACGAACACCAATCGTTCTAAGCCGCATGTCTATACGACGAAGGGCACTAAGCTCGGCTCGTTGGAGATATGGCCTAAGTTACCACAAGGTATTTATATTGTTGAAGGAAAACTAAGAATGAAATAA
- a CDS encoding leucine-rich repeat domain-containing protein, with the protein MNKEAVIDKGNETLRIPSEIKDKGKTYKIVQVAPKGFVNCCFIKELVIDEGIETVGGMAFYGCSDLRSVSFPSSISSLGECIFYNCPELQIIEVNKGNPVFDSREQCNAVVRTSDDAIELGCAGTTFPQSISQISKGAFCGCTGLISLSIPKWIEVIEDYAFSDCFRLEKIVLPEDGTLQFGQSTFDGCCSLTSFNLPAGEFYFFQNPFTNCENLSSFTVSPKNKDYRANKEKNALVSIDDSVLFAGCYNTTIGNDIKRVYASAFKGCRRLTKVIIPACVEKIDADAFSGCVNLVSISVDKDNKFYDSREDCNCIVESQSNKIVCGSPVAVIPKSVNSIGKFAFCGMNMPAVFHIPDNILKVEEFAFGGCNGLNQLIIPANTELKYNSFYGCAYLTSVIYEPQNKYIKTRKDLTFMNSPYISCKSLMSISISGENVPAIEYGLFVGHKEK; encoded by the coding sequence ATGAATAAGGAAGCAGTTATAGATAAAGGAAATGAAACCTTACGTATTCCTTCGGAAATTAAAGATAAAGGGAAAACGTACAAAATTGTTCAGGTGGCACCAAAAGGATTCGTGAACTGTTGCTTTATAAAAGAATTGGTGATAGATGAGGGCATAGAGACGGTTGGAGGAATGGCATTTTATGGATGTTCTGACCTCCGTTCTGTTAGTTTCCCGTCAAGTATATCATCATTGGGTGAATGCATCTTCTATAATTGCCCGGAATTACAAATTATTGAAGTAAATAAAGGAAATCCAGTTTTCGACTCCCGTGAGCAGTGTAATGCTGTTGTCCGAACGTCTGATGACGCCATTGAATTGGGTTGTGCAGGGACTACATTCCCCCAAAGTATATCCCAGATATCTAAAGGTGCTTTCTGTGGATGTACAGGCTTGATAAGTCTTAGCATTCCTAAATGGATAGAGGTTATTGAGGATTATGCGTTTTCCGATTGCTTCCGACTTGAAAAGATCGTCTTGCCAGAGGACGGCACATTGCAATTCGGTCAGTCAACATTCGATGGCTGTTGCTCTCTTACATCGTTCAACCTTCCTGCTGGAGAATTTTATTTTTTCCAGAATCCCTTCACTAATTGTGAGAATCTTTCTTCCTTTACAGTTTCTCCTAAGAATAAAGACTATCGTGCCAATAAGGAGAAGAATGCCTTGGTAAGCATTGATGACTCGGTGCTGTTTGCCGGTTGTTACAATACAACCATCGGTAATGATATAAAGAGAGTATATGCTTCAGCCTTTAAGGGTTGCAGACGACTGACCAAAGTGATTATCCCTGCATGTGTGGAAAAAATAGATGCTGATGCTTTTTCCGGTTGCGTAAATTTGGTAAGCATATCTGTTGACAAAGACAATAAGTTCTATGATTCGCGCGAAGACTGTAACTGCATCGTTGAGTCTCAGTCAAACAAGATTGTCTGTGGTAGTCCTGTTGCTGTAATTCCCAAGAGCGTGAACTCGATAGGAAAATTTGCGTTTTGCGGTATGAATATGCCTGCAGTATTCCATATCCCGGATAATATACTGAAAGTGGAGGAATTTGCTTTTGGGGGCTGTAATGGCCTTAATCAGCTGATTATTCCCGCCAACACAGAACTGAAATATAATTCCTTCTATGGTTGTGCGTATTTGACGAGTGTTATATATGAACCCCAAAATAAATATATAAAGACAAGGAAGGATCTGACATTTATGAATTCACCATATATTTCCTGTAAAAGTCTGATGTCAATAAGTATCTCTGGAGAAAATGTTCCTGCTATAGAATACGGTCTATTTGTAGGTCATAAGGAAAAGTGA
- a CDS encoding family 43 glycosylhydrolase has product MKLRPRGGFVLVVYPVNDPLNVNMPLFQTKYTADPSPIVVGDTLFLFTSHDASPEDIPDANEKNSAGFFMYDWLLWSTTDMVNWTEHGAVASLKEFSWRTRDNGAWAIQTVERNGKYYLYAPLHGHGIGVLVADSPYGPFKDPLGKPLVWQTEHWDDIDPSVFIDDDGQAYMYWGNPHVYCIKLNEDMISTSGDIFVLNQKDGVMRPVKEEGAKINLRASWSEKATWKVKNYQEGPWFYKRNGKYYLAYATTCCPEALGYAMSDSPMGPWEWKNYIMRPTQRDRGNHPGICDYKGHSYVFGQDYDLMHLDTYIHHERRTVSAQEITYDADGTIPEIPYWLNQKPLKQIEWLNPYKRVEAETMNWGNGLKTAKMGIENTGVIKDMPYSTGKKNMYVFDINDGEFIRLRGVDFATGARQFAISAASTGFVELTLRLDSKDGPVIGTVKIGATGSVETYKSFATKVKKAAGVHDLYLCFSKTSGDVRLDYWEFKGKD; this is encoded by the coding sequence ATGAAGCTGCGTCCCCGTGGTGGCTTTGTCTTGGTGGTCTATCCTGTCAACGACCCGTTGAACGTTAATATGCCACTCTTCCAGACAAAATATACTGCCGACCCATCACCTATCGTGGTAGGCGACACGCTGTTCCTCTTCACCTCGCACGATGCCTCTCCCGAGGATATCCCTGATGCCAATGAGAAGAATTCGGCTGGTTTCTTTATGTACGACTGGCTCCTGTGGTCAACCACCGATATGGTGAACTGGACCGAACATGGTGCTGTGGCTTCTTTGAAGGAGTTCTCTTGGCGCACCCGCGACAATGGTGCATGGGCTATCCAGACCGTAGAGCGTAATGGCAAGTATTATCTCTATGCACCGCTTCATGGTCATGGCATCGGCGTCTTGGTAGCCGACTCGCCTTATGGTCCTTTTAAGGATCCTCTTGGCAAGCCCCTGGTGTGGCAGACGGAGCACTGGGATGATATCGACCCCTCTGTGTTTATCGATGACGACGGACAGGCATATATGTATTGGGGCAACCCGCATGTCTATTGTATCAAACTCAATGAGGACATGATCTCTACCAGTGGCGATATCTTTGTGCTCAACCAGAAGGATGGCGTGATGCGTCCTGTCAAGGAAGAGGGTGCTAAGATCAACCTCCGTGCTTCATGGAGCGAAAAGGCTACCTGGAAGGTGAAGAACTACCAGGAAGGTCCTTGGTTCTATAAGCGTAATGGTAAGTATTACCTGGCTTATGCCACGACTTGCTGTCCTGAGGCACTGGGCTATGCCATGAGCGACTCGCCCATGGGACCCTGGGAGTGGAAGAACTATATCATGCGTCCCACACAGCGCGACCGCGGAAATCATCCTGGCATCTGTGACTATAAGGGACACTCGTATGTGTTTGGCCAGGACTATGACCTGATGCACCTGGATACCTATATCCATCACGAGCGTCGTACGGTGTCGGCACAGGAGATTACGTATGATGCCGATGGCACCATTCCCGAGATACCTTACTGGTTGAACCAGAAACCTCTGAAGCAGATTGAGTGGCTGAACCCCTATAAGCGTGTTGAGGCCGAGACCATGAACTGGGGCAACGGTTTGAAGACCGCAAAGATGGGTATCGAGAATACCGGTGTCATCAAGGATATGCCTTACTCTACTGGTAAGAAGAATATGTATGTCTTCGATATCAATGATGGCGAGTTTATCCGCCTGCGTGGTGTTGACTTCGCCACCGGTGCCCGCCAGTTTGCTATCAGTGCTGCCTCTACGGGATTTGTTGAACTGACGCTGCGTCTGGATAGCAAGGATGGTCCTGTTATCGGTACCGTGAAGATTGGCGCTACTGGTTCTGTGGAGACCTATAAGTCGTTTGCCACCAAGGTGAAGAAGGCTGCTGGTGTTCACGACCTGTACCTCTGCTTCAGCAAGACATCAGGTGATGTGCGCCTGGATTATTGGGAATTCAAGGGAAAAGACTGA
- a CDS encoding Vmc-like lipoprotein signal peptide domain-containing protein: MKKFFYSFVACLLIAGGVAIVSSCNQEDDYDGFVLIY; encoded by the coding sequence ATGAAAAAATTCTTTTATTCTTTTGTGGCATGCTTGCTGATTGCCGGTGGTGTTGCTATTGTTAGTAGCTGTAATCAAGAAGACGATTACGATGGTTTTGTGCTTATCTATTGA